The window CCCATGAAATCCCATCCTCTATACCCCCTGACCTTGTCATCGGCGTAGAATGGTACGTGTAGGTGAGCTCGTGTTTTTCACCACTCCCAAAAGAAAAAATAAAATTGGCATCGACCGTATCGGACATGGTGCGGTGTACTTAGGTAACGGCCTTATGCTGCATACCTTCCGCAAGGGCATTGGAGTCACGATATCTGAATTGAATAGTTCTTGGAAAGAGCGCTTTGTCCAGGCTAAGCGCGTTCTGTAACTCCTCCAAAAGTTCCACGTCATTCTGTCCCGAAGTACTCTTCACCAACTGGAACCCGTTTTGTAGACAATACTTCACTTACAGTCCCTACGTGCAATCCTTTATTCTTGACAGCGGTAATCATGCCATCCAAGGCTGAACTTGCTGATCGAGTAGGATGCATGAGTATTAAGAAACCATTGTCCGCTTTTGTATTTATTTTATGAATAATGGATTGTGGGCTTGGATTTCTCCAATCTATCGTATCTAACGTCCACAACACCGTATTCAGCTTCATACTTTGAGCAACTTCTACAGTCTCTTTATCGAAATCACCCGACGGGGGAGCAAACCATCGGTTTTTTACTTGTAGTTCTTGAGAAAGCAGTTTCTCGGTTTTCGAGATTTCTTGGTAAGCTTGGCTATTGCTTAATTGGCTCATGTTTTTATGAGAATAAGCATGATTGGATAATTCATGACCGCGGTTCAGGATTTGTTTGGCCGTTGTCACATTTTTTTTAAGCCAAGAACCGTCAAGAAAGAAAGTTGTTTTCACATGATGCTTGTCCAGGGTATCGAGAATAACAGGGATATATTCATTTCCCCATGCGACATTGATCATGAAAGAAACCATTGGTTTTTGGGGGTTACCGCGATAAATCGGGGCTGCTCCCAACTGATTAAGATGAATCTCCGCTGGTATTTCCTTATAAACATAATGAATAGATCTGCCGCCAAGGTTATTCTTGTTCATTTCGTATGTCTTTTGAATATCGACTTCCAGACCATTGTAACCAGGGATAGCACCCTCAACACGATCTATTCTGGCGGAAATAGGTAAGATCCGCTTTTTTGGAGCTTCATTCATAATCTCTGTCATGATGGAATCGCCAGCGGATGCTGTGAATCCGAATAAAACAGGCAGCGTACAAAGGATCAAACAATATCGCAGCTTAACATGTGCCATCGCAAAGCACTCCATTTCATGTCTCTTTTAGGTTTAGGCATCTCTATGTCTAATCAATTTTTACAGGGACAGCCTTGTTATAGTTTAGAAGTTGCGAAACGGTAACCAGCTGATAACCCCTACTTTTTAATTCCGGCAAGATGATCTTCAAGGCTGCTATGGTCTGTGTAGGACCTTCAATATAGTCATGAAATAATACAATATTTCCGTTTTTCGCATTCTTTAATACGCGATTTACAATTGTGTTGACCCCTGGTGTACTCCAATCCTTTGTATCCAATTGCCAACTCCACATAATCAACTTATAGCCTTCTGCTCGAACAGCAGCTACAAGTCGTTCGTTATAAAACCCTCCAGGTGGACGAAACAATAGGCAACGTCTTCCTGTTGTGTCATAGATAAGTTCTTCAGTTTGATTAATTTCTTTTTTGATGTTGTTTTTTTTGCTTAGATAGGCGTGGCTATATGTATGATTAGCTATCTCATGACCCTCACGTAGGGTTTGATTTAGAACGTCAGGAAACCGTTTTACTTTATTACCAACAACGAAAAAAGTGGCTCTAGCCTCGTACTGTTTTAGCAGTTTCAGAATCTGAGCTGTGTACTCAGGATGAGGACCATCGTCGAACGTTAGTGCAATGACTTTTTCATCGGTGGTTATTTCCCAAACGATTTCTCCGCGTGTCTCATAATAAGCTCGATCTTTCTTAGGAGCGGCACTAGCAGTTGGCTGCATCAAAAATAGACAACTACACAAAATAATAAATATTTTCATGGTGTTCTCCTTTATACAAGTGAGTGACAAAATTATAGTCTCCAATTAATCGAATCCAATTCAATATAAATTTGGATTGTTTTAGTTCTTAAGGTGATTTTGAGCAAAAAAAAGACAGGTTGCGGCCGCAACCTGTCTTTTTGCACCATCTTATTAGTTCTTCGGCTGGTCACCGCCATTACTGCTGTTTCCGGAATTGTTCCCATTCCCGTTTCCATTAAAAAACGTAGTCGTCAATGCACGAATCTTCTCCATGAATTTCCCGTACCCATATCCGGTAAGAAATGCCACACTGATACGAGCGGCCATCGAGTCTCCGACCTGCAGCAGCAGAATGCCGCTCTCGAATAAGACGATGGTAATGATCGCTGATCCAAAGCATAGTATCGGACGCATCAGGTACCAGTACACCCACTGGGTAGTGAGGTCGTGGTAATGCTCATGAAACATGCGCAGTCCATACAGCGCTCCGCCTAAAGCTCCCGCAAATCCAAAGCACGCGTACTCGTGATATAGATTTACGTCGACACCGAGCAGTTTCCCCTGAACAGAACCGCTGCCCAGCACAGCCATCATCCAGAGGCTGCCGACGAACCAGATAAGCAAATAAGAGAAGATAAACTGCTTGCCGAATCGGTGAAGGGGATCCATAAATAAAACACCGCCCTATACATGGTTAATACCATTGTATGAGCGGTGTAGTTGTTGATGCCTGCATGTAGGGACGTTTCTCCGATAACTTTAAGTATTGCATGATGGCTGTGGAGCAGTCTTGCGCCGTATATTTTTGATGGTTGCGGATATCTGTTCTACGTTTCACAAGCTCGGGATACTGTTCAAGCAGTAATTTAAACCAGTGATCTATCATCTCTAGTGAAATAATTTTCTGTCCATAACCCTGTTCCTGAAAATAGTCGCAGTTCTTCTCTTCTTGACCTGGAATTGGGCTGTAGAACAGCATCGGAATGCCTTTGGCCATTGCTTCTGTACAAGTCATCCCGCCCGGCTTCGTAATGAGCAGATCGGAGATGTCCATCAGCTTGTTAATCTCGCTTGTATAACCGATTAGATGTACGTTAGGCTGCCGGAACACGTCTTCCTCGAGTAGTTGTTGACGCGCTTTTTCATTCGTTCCTAGGCAGATTAGAAGCTGGATATCCTTGCTCCAACTTGCCAAGTACGTCAGCAGTTCTTCCTTTTCTTCCTTTTTAAATACACCCCAACCGCCTCCCATGACCATAACCGTGGGCATTGCTTTTAGACCAAATTCTTGGCGAATCTGCTCTTTGCTATGTTCCAAACGGAAATTAGGATGCACAGGAATCCCCGTGACTTCAACATGCGTTTCCGGCACGCCGCGTCCTATTAAGCGTTCTCTCACCATGGGGGTTGAAACCAAATATTTGTCTACTGCCGGATCAATCCATGTGCCGTGAACGTCGTAATCGGTGATGACGGTGAAGAGTGGAACATCAAGTCCAGCTCTTTTGAGACGAGAGACGATAATGCTCGGAAAAGGATGCGTGCAAACAATGATATCTGGTCTTAGCTGCTTGATGATTGCTTTCGTTTGGGAATAGAAAATACGATGTAGAACAAGCGCCGCAACGCGACTTGGCGACTTTTCGTACT is drawn from Paenibacillus sp. V4I7 and contains these coding sequences:
- a CDS encoding C40 family peptidase — protein: MVRVGELVFFTTPKRKNKIGIDRIGHGAVYLGNGLMLHTFRKGIGVTISELNSSWKERFVQAKRVL
- a CDS encoding polysaccharide deacetylase family protein, whose product is MAHVKLRYCLILCTLPVLFGFTASAGDSIMTEIMNEAPKKRILPISARIDRVEGAIPGYNGLEVDIQKTYEMNKNNLGGRSIHYVYKEIPAEIHLNQLGAAPIYRGNPQKPMVSFMINVAWGNEYIPVILDTLDKHHVKTTFFLDGSWLKKNVTTAKQILNRGHELSNHAYSHKNMSQLSNSQAYQEISKTEKLLSQELQVKNRWFAPPSGDFDKETVEVAQSMKLNTVLWTLDTIDWRNPSPQSIIHKINTKADNGFLILMHPTRSASSALDGMITAVKNKGLHVGTVSEVLSTKRVPVGEEYFGTE
- a CDS encoding polysaccharide deacetylase family protein: MKIFIILCSCLFLMQPTASAAPKKDRAYYETRGEIVWEITTDEKVIALTFDDGPHPEYTAQILKLLKQYEARATFFVVGNKVKRFPDVLNQTLREGHEIANHTYSHAYLSKKNNIKKEINQTEELIYDTTGRRCLLFRPPGGFYNERLVAAVRAEGYKLIMWSWQLDTKDWSTPGVNTIVNRVLKNAKNGNIVLFHDYIEGPTQTIAALKIILPELKSRGYQLVTVSQLLNYNKAVPVKID
- a CDS encoding glycosyltransferase produces the protein MRKKRVLLLSEGFGKGHTQAAHALSVELRQSSSEIITRVIELGAFLHPTLAPWIFSAYRRTVTSQPKLYGMLYRNQYEKSPSRVAALVLHRIFYSQTKAIIKQLRPDIIVCTHPFPSIIVSRLKRAGLDVPLFTVITDYDVHGTWIDPAVDKYLVSTPMVRERLIGRGVPETHVEVTGIPVHPNFRLEHSKEQIRQEFGLKAMPTVMVMGGGWGVFKKEEKEELLTYLASWSKDIQLLICLGTNEKARQQLLEEDVFRQPNVHLIGYTSEINKLMDISDLLITKPGGMTCTEAMAKGIPMLFYSPIPGQEEKNCDYFQEQGYGQKIISLEMIDHWFKLLLEQYPELVKRRTDIRNHQKYTAQDCSTAIMQYLKLSEKRPYMQASTTTPLIQWY